The following proteins come from a genomic window of Halomarina ordinaria:
- a CDS encoding glutaredoxin family protein: MTRTLYRLEGCPYCELVVDELEEMDLDFESVWVEGLHSKRDEVKRVSGQRAVPVLVDDERGITMSESANIVDYLQRSSGEN, encoded by the coding sequence ATGACACGCACGCTCTACCGACTCGAGGGCTGTCCGTACTGCGAACTGGTCGTCGACGAACTGGAGGAGATGGACCTCGACTTCGAGAGCGTCTGGGTCGAAGGGCTCCACTCGAAGCGCGACGAGGTCAAGCGCGTCTCCGGCCAGCGCGCGGTCCCCGTCCTCGTCGACGACGAGCGGGGCATCACCATGTCCGAGAGCGCGAACATCGTCGACTACCTCCAGCGCTCCTCCGGCGAGAACTGA
- a CDS encoding redoxin domain-containing protein, with the protein MPPTVGERAPDFESLLCTGETFRSTRLDEALDGGCVLVFSAFSFSAIAENWWKRYERAGWADFDVPVLGVTRDGPYAQNAFLRYLESPFRLFSDVDGRVGEAYDLLVEREGMANTTTSWRAVFVLDADRTVTYAWVADDWISPVPREEVEEAVAQL; encoded by the coding sequence ATGCCACCGACCGTTGGCGAGCGCGCCCCCGACTTCGAGTCGCTGCTCTGTACCGGCGAGACGTTCCGCTCGACGCGCCTCGACGAGGCGCTCGACGGCGGGTGCGTCCTCGTGTTCTCGGCGTTCTCCTTCTCCGCCATCGCGGAGAACTGGTGGAAGCGCTACGAGCGCGCCGGCTGGGCCGACTTCGACGTGCCCGTCCTCGGCGTCACCCGCGACGGCCCCTACGCACAGAACGCCTTCCTCCGGTATCTGGAGAGTCCGTTTCGTCTGTTCTCGGACGTCGACGGACGGGTCGGGGAGGCGTACGACCTCCTCGTCGAACGCGAGGGGATGGCGAACACGACGACGTCGTGGCGCGCCGTCTTCGTCCTCGACGCCGACCGCACCGTGACCTACGCGTGGGTCGCCGACGACTGGATCTCACCCGTCCCGCGCGAGGAGGTGGAGGAGGCGGTCGCTCAACTGTAA
- a CDS encoding acyl-CoA dehydrogenase family protein, which produces MATQDASSSGVSFETTEEWRLIEQSLDDFVEREVDPLEEELGETWSNPRRRHEADGRVVPEVREAIETIRKKSAEAGFYAMNLPEEVGGEGVSNVTWYRAKKHVASHGPGLSRHVLAGPEGPKPLLLGADEAQREAYLLPTVRAETSTGFAQTEPGAGSDSPNMATRAERDGDEWVINGTKQWITNAPDADFLQVFARTTPQEEAGRYGGITCFVVEADEYEVGSFNNAVGSVGTQAEVHLDDVRVPDDRVLGGVDEAFYDAMAFLSLGRMELGAEAVGNAEFLLDRGAEYAREREAFGEPIGTFQGVSHELAAGRAKVYAADAAGHKLAWKMDDGQQTVEDSSIFKWLSTQALWEVADATVQVHGASGLSEDNPFMDVLHYARILRVVEGTDEIQLNTIAKQMGVL; this is translated from the coding sequence ATGGCAACACAGGACGCGTCCTCCTCCGGCGTGAGCTTCGAGACCACCGAGGAGTGGCGGCTCATCGAACAGAGCCTCGACGACTTCGTCGAGCGGGAGGTCGACCCACTCGAGGAGGAACTGGGCGAGACGTGGTCGAACCCACGCCGCCGCCACGAGGCCGACGGCCGGGTCGTCCCCGAGGTGCGCGAGGCCATCGAGACGATACGGAAGAAGAGCGCCGAGGCGGGCTTCTACGCCATGAACCTGCCCGAGGAGGTCGGCGGCGAGGGCGTCTCGAACGTGACGTGGTACCGCGCGAAGAAGCACGTCGCGAGCCACGGACCGGGGCTCTCGCGGCACGTCCTCGCCGGCCCGGAGGGACCGAAACCGCTCCTGCTGGGGGCCGACGAGGCGCAGCGAGAGGCGTACCTCCTGCCGACGGTGCGCGCCGAGACGTCGACCGGGTTCGCCCAGACCGAACCGGGCGCGGGGTCGGACTCGCCCAACATGGCGACGCGCGCCGAGCGCGACGGCGACGAGTGGGTCATCAACGGGACGAAGCAGTGGATAACGAACGCCCCCGACGCCGACTTCCTGCAGGTGTTCGCCCGGACGACCCCACAGGAGGAGGCGGGGCGCTACGGCGGCATCACCTGCTTCGTCGTCGAGGCCGACGAGTACGAGGTCGGGAGCTTCAACAACGCGGTGGGGTCGGTCGGGACGCAGGCCGAAGTCCACCTCGACGACGTCCGCGTCCCCGACGACCGGGTACTCGGCGGGGTCGACGAGGCGTTCTACGACGCGATGGCGTTCCTCTCGCTCGGGCGGATGGAACTCGGCGCGGAGGCGGTCGGCAACGCCGAGTTCCTCCTCGACCGCGGGGCCGAGTACGCCCGCGAGCGCGAGGCGTTCGGCGAGCCCATCGGGACGTTCCAGGGCGTCTCGCACGAACTCGCGGCGGGGCGCGCGAAGGTCTACGCCGCCGACGCGGCGGGGCACAAACTCGCCTGGAAGATGGACGACGGGCAGCAGACGGTAGAAGACTCCTCCATCTTCAAGTGGCTCTCGACGCAGGCGCTCTGGGAGGTGGCCGACGCCACGGTCCAGGTCCACGGCGCGAGCGGCCTCTCGGAGGACAACCCGTTCATGGACGTGCTCCACTACGCGCGCATCCTCCGGGTCGTCGAGGGGACCGACGAGATTCAGCTCAACACCATCGCCAAGCAGATGGGCGTGCTGTAG
- a CDS encoding long-chain fatty acid--CoA ligase: MDVQLTLTGILDRAVDLFSDREIVTKRPDGSVHRYTYADAYARTCQLAHALDDLGVSEGGRVATVAVNHFRHLELYFAPPCSGRSIHMCNMRLPDAHFQYIVNDAEDEVLFVDPAFIEKVEANADAFETVERFVVLADEVPETSLDAVAYEDLIEGRPTEYDWPDLDEDAECGMCYTSGTTGKPKGVAYTHRGVYLHSLMCGHVDANGVSESDVVLPVVPMFHANGWGLPYAATLVGAKQVLPGVHTDPGSVAELIDEEAVTLSAAVPTIWLEMADYLDEHPEVDISNIDRLTVGGSAPPESLIRKYDERYDAPIIQGWGMTETTPLGTLSTLRTELRDRPKEEQYRYRAMAGLPVPGVEVRIRAEGEDEDVPRDGESMGELQVRGPWVVGEYHNRPEATRSGFTEDGFLRTGDIATMDEMGYVDVKDRTKDVIKSGGEWISSVELENELMAHEAVAEATVVAVDHEKWQERPLACVVLREGHDASEAALRDHLADRFPSWWLPDVVEFVDEIPRTSTGKFDKRTLRERYGDVVLEEGDV; the protein is encoded by the coding sequence ATGGACGTCCAGCTCACGCTCACGGGTATCCTCGACCGTGCGGTCGACCTCTTTTCCGACCGCGAGATAGTCACGAAGCGCCCCGACGGGAGCGTCCACCGCTACACGTACGCGGACGCCTACGCCCGCACCTGCCAGCTCGCCCACGCGCTCGACGACCTCGGCGTCTCCGAGGGGGGTCGGGTGGCGACGGTGGCGGTGAACCACTTCCGCCACCTCGAACTGTACTTCGCGCCGCCGTGTTCGGGCCGGTCGATACACATGTGCAACATGCGCCTGCCCGACGCCCACTTCCAGTACATCGTCAACGACGCCGAGGACGAGGTGCTGTTCGTCGACCCCGCCTTCATCGAGAAGGTGGAGGCGAACGCCGACGCCTTCGAGACGGTCGAGCGGTTCGTCGTCCTCGCCGACGAGGTGCCCGAGACGTCGCTCGACGCCGTCGCCTACGAGGACCTCATCGAGGGGCGCCCCACCGAGTACGACTGGCCCGACCTCGACGAGGACGCGGAGTGCGGCATGTGCTACACCTCGGGGACGACGGGCAAGCCGAAGGGGGTCGCCTACACCCACCGGGGGGTCTACCTCCACAGCCTCATGTGCGGACACGTCGACGCCAACGGCGTCAGCGAGTCCGACGTCGTCCTCCCGGTCGTCCCGATGTTCCACGCCAACGGCTGGGGCCTCCCCTACGCGGCCACGCTCGTCGGCGCGAAGCAGGTCCTCCCCGGCGTCCACACCGACCCGGGGTCGGTCGCCGAACTCATCGACGAGGAGGCGGTCACCCTCTCGGCAGCCGTCCCCACCATCTGGCTGGAGATGGCGGACTACCTCGACGAGCACCCCGAGGTCGACATCTCGAACATCGACCGCCTCACCGTCGGGGGGAGCGCCCCGCCCGAGTCGCTCATCCGGAAGTACGACGAGCGCTACGACGCCCCCATCATCCAGGGGTGGGGGATGACCGAGACCACCCCGCTCGGGACGCTCAGCACCCTGCGAACGGAACTGCGCGACCGGCCGAAAGAGGAGCAGTACCGCTACCGTGCGATGGCGGGGCTGCCCGTCCCCGGCGTCGAGGTCCGTATCCGGGCCGAGGGCGAGGACGAGGACGTCCCCCGCGACGGGGAGTCGATGGGCGAATTACAGGTCCGCGGGCCGTGGGTCGTCGGCGAGTACCACAACCGTCCCGAGGCCACCCGCTCGGGGTTCACCGAGGACGGCTTCCTGCGGACCGGCGACATCGCCACGATGGACGAGATGGGCTACGTCGACGTCAAGGACCGCACGAAGGACGTCATCAAGTCGGGCGGCGAGTGGATATCGAGCGTCGAACTGGAGAACGAACTGATGGCCCACGAGGCCGTCGCCGAGGCCACCGTCGTCGCCGTCGACCACGAGAAGTGGCAGGAGCGCCCGCTCGCCTGCGTCGTCCTCCGGGAGGGGCACGACGCCTCCGAGGCGGCCCTCCGCGACCACCTCGCCGACCGCTTCCCGTCGTGGTGGCTCCCCGACGTCGTCGAGTTCGTCGACGAGATTCCCCGCACCTCGACCGGGAAGTTCGACAAGCGCACCCTGCGCGAGCGCTACGGCGACGTCGTCCTGGAGGAGGGGGACGTGTAG
- a CDS encoding CaiB/BaiF CoA transferase family protein: MDLRGIRVLDLTRLLPGPYATQLFADLGADVVKVEDAGTGDYARHMPPRTDEGVGAVFDAVNRGKRSVGLDLKSEGGREALAALVEEADVVFEQFRPGVAERLGADYETVREHNPEVVYCSLTGYGQTGPEAQRAGHDLNYVGRAGLLDMTRPETHAPPVMPGYQVADLAGGLFAAFAIASALLAREHTGEGTYVDVGMTDVVLSFSQALAPQALAGDDPRPRETPLTGAYPWYDVYEAKDGNYVTFAALEPPFWAAFCEAVEREDLRSLHGTEDEAELAALREALADTFLTRTREEWVEAFRDVDGTVDGVYTPGEAVEHPQFVERGMVERGDGSPRLGFPAVVDRPGSGEWVPGHGEHTDEVLSEAGLSAERLAALRDAGAIR, from the coding sequence ATGGACCTCCGTGGTATCCGCGTCCTCGACCTGACCCGACTGCTCCCCGGCCCGTACGCGACCCAGCTGTTCGCCGACCTGGGCGCCGACGTGGTGAAAGTCGAGGACGCGGGGACGGGCGACTACGCGCGACACATGCCACCACGGACCGACGAGGGGGTCGGTGCCGTCTTCGACGCCGTCAACAGGGGCAAGCGGAGCGTCGGTCTCGACCTCAAGAGCGAGGGGGGCCGCGAGGCGCTCGCCGCGCTGGTCGAGGAGGCCGACGTGGTCTTCGAGCAGTTCCGCCCGGGCGTCGCCGAGCGCCTCGGCGCGGACTACGAGACCGTGCGCGAGCACAACCCCGAGGTCGTCTACTGTTCGCTCACCGGCTACGGGCAGACGGGGCCGGAGGCCCAGCGCGCCGGCCACGACCTCAACTACGTCGGGCGGGCGGGCCTCCTCGACATGACCCGCCCGGAGACGCACGCCCCGCCGGTGATGCCCGGCTATCAGGTCGCGGACCTCGCGGGCGGCCTGTTCGCCGCCTTCGCCATCGCGAGCGCGCTTCTCGCGCGCGAGCACACCGGCGAGGGGACGTACGTCGACGTGGGGATGACCGACGTGGTGCTGTCGTTCTCGCAGGCGCTCGCACCGCAGGCACTGGCGGGCGACGACCCCCGTCCCCGGGAGACGCCGTTGACCGGCGCGTACCCGTGGTACGACGTCTACGAGGCGAAGGACGGGAACTACGTCACCTTCGCCGCGCTCGAACCGCCGTTCTGGGCGGCGTTCTGCGAGGCGGTCGAACGCGAGGACCTCCGCTCGCTCCACGGCACCGAGGACGAGGCGGAACTGGCGGCGCTGCGCGAGGCGCTCGCGGACACCTTCCTGACGCGGACGCGCGAGGAGTGGGTCGAGGCGTTCCGCGACGTCGACGGCACCGTCGACGGCGTCTACACCCCCGGCGAGGCCGTCGAGCACCCGCAGTTCGTCGAGCGCGGGATGGTCGAGCGCGGCGACGGGTCGCCCCGACTGGGCTTCCCCGCCGTCGTCGACCGCCCCGGGAGCGGGGAGTGGGTGCCGGGCCACGGCGAACACACCGACGAGGTGCTGTCCGAGGCCGGCCTCTCGGCGGAGCGACTCGCGGCCCTGCGCGATGCTGGCGCGATTCGCTGA
- a CDS encoding LLM class flavin-dependent oxidoreductase: protein MQHGILVPPFVDDPTGFAVRAEELGYESAWVAELWHESSVVRLADVAARTDRIELGTAILNVYSRTPAVLAMTAATLDRVSDGRFTLGVGTSTQKAVEDLHGQTWEDPNPIRHAHECIELTKEFLTGEGRVEYDGETFHAADFPALGVDVPVYHAALGEANRRVVARLCDGWIPHNVPFRDLSDAFDYIADHAEEAGRDPDDITVAPYLPACVSDDEAEAKRMVRKHLAYYVGNGKGYERAVAERFPEGGERVASHWRSGDREAAADAVTDEMVRALGVAGTPETAREQLREVVALDAVDRPMVTVPNSAGHLAERTLEELAPDRL from the coding sequence ATGCAACACGGCATCCTCGTCCCGCCGTTCGTCGACGACCCGACCGGGTTCGCGGTCCGCGCGGAGGAACTGGGCTACGAGTCGGCGTGGGTGGCCGAACTCTGGCACGAGAGCTCCGTCGTCAGGCTGGCCGACGTGGCCGCCCGCACCGACCGCATCGAACTGGGGACGGCCATCCTCAACGTCTACTCGCGCACCCCGGCGGTGCTCGCCATGACGGCGGCGACGCTCGACCGCGTCTCCGACGGCCGGTTCACCCTCGGTGTCGGCACGAGCACGCAGAAGGCCGTCGAGGACCTCCACGGCCAGACGTGGGAGGACCCGAACCCCATCCGCCACGCCCACGAGTGCATCGAACTCACGAAGGAGTTCCTCACCGGCGAGGGGCGCGTCGAGTACGACGGCGAGACGTTCCACGCCGCCGACTTCCCCGCCCTCGGCGTGGACGTCCCCGTCTACCACGCGGCGCTCGGCGAGGCGAACCGCCGGGTCGTCGCCCGCCTCTGCGACGGCTGGATCCCCCACAACGTCCCCTTCCGCGACCTCTCCGACGCCTTCGACTACATCGCCGACCACGCCGAGGAGGCGGGGCGGGACCCCGACGACATCACCGTCGCGCCGTACCTGCCGGCGTGCGTCAGCGACGACGAGGCGGAGGCGAAGCGGATGGTCAGGAAACACCTCGCGTACTACGTCGGCAACGGGAAGGGGTACGAACGGGCCGTCGCCGAACGGTTCCCCGAGGGGGGGGAGCGGGTCGCCTCCCACTGGCGGTCGGGCGACCGGGAGGCGGCCGCCGACGCGGTCACCGACGAGATGGTGCGCGCACTCGGCGTCGCCGGGACGCCCGAGACGGCGCGGGAACAGTTGCGCGAGGTGGTGGCCCTCGACGCCGTCGACCGGCCGATGGTCACCGTCCCGAACAGTGCCGGCCACCTCGCCGAGCGCACGCTGGAGGAACTCGCCCCCGACCGGCTATAG
- a CDS encoding alpha-hydroxy-acid oxidizing protein, giving the protein MVDRPSEPYGQDRQRDVYATGMLADQPPEYPVRYERLREAALEAMSDEAAAYVGGGAGGERTMDANRRSFADWRLLPRLLRDVSERDLHVDLLGRTLDVPFALAPVGIQTIVHEEGELATARAAHETDVPMCLSSVASQPMEAVAEELGETPKWFQLYWSSEPAIMESFVGRAEDAGFDAVVLTVDVPILGWRERDIERGYLPMLAGEGMANYFSDPAFRALLDVDPEENPELATQRFLDVFGNPALDWTDLEDLCAMTDLPVVVKGLLHPDDAERAVECGVDAVAVSNHGGRQVDTAVGALEALPGIVEQVMGRVPVTVDGGVRRGADVVTALALGADAVMVGRPYVYGLALGGQSGVEAVLENLRADLDLTLANVGRPSVAEVDESLVVRADRL; this is encoded by the coding sequence ATGGTCGACCGTCCCTCCGAGCCGTACGGACAGGACCGCCAGCGAGACGTCTACGCGACGGGGATGCTCGCTGACCAGCCGCCCGAGTACCCGGTCCGGTACGAACGACTGCGCGAGGCCGCCCTGGAGGCGATGAGCGACGAGGCGGCCGCCTACGTCGGCGGCGGCGCGGGCGGCGAGCGGACGATGGACGCTAACCGACGGTCGTTCGCGGACTGGCGGCTCCTCCCTCGACTCCTCCGGGACGTCTCGGAACGCGACCTCCACGTCGACCTCCTCGGCCGGACGCTGGACGTGCCGTTCGCGCTCGCGCCGGTCGGCATCCAGACCATCGTCCACGAGGAGGGGGAACTGGCGACGGCCCGCGCCGCCCACGAGACGGACGTCCCGATGTGTCTGAGTTCGGTCGCCTCACAGCCGATGGAGGCCGTCGCGGAGGAACTGGGCGAGACGCCGAAGTGGTTCCAACTCTACTGGTCGTCGGAACCCGCCATCATGGAGAGCTTCGTCGGGCGCGCCGAGGACGCGGGGTTCGACGCCGTCGTCCTCACCGTCGACGTCCCCATCCTCGGGTGGCGCGAGCGCGACATCGAGCGGGGCTACCTCCCCATGCTCGCCGGCGAGGGGATGGCGAACTACTTCTCCGACCCCGCCTTCCGCGCGCTGCTCGACGTCGACCCCGAGGAGAACCCCGAACTGGCGACCCAGCGGTTCCTCGACGTGTTCGGCAACCCGGCGCTCGACTGGACCGACCTGGAGGACCTCTGCGCGATGACGGACCTCCCGGTGGTGGTGAAGGGACTGCTCCACCCCGACGACGCGGAGCGAGCCGTCGAGTGCGGCGTCGACGCCGTCGCCGTCTCGAACCACGGCGGCCGACAGGTCGACACCGCCGTCGGCGCGCTCGAAGCACTGCCGGGCATCGTCGAGCAGGTCATGGGCCGCGTCCCCGTCACCGTCGACGGCGGGGTGCGCCGCGGCGCGGACGTGGTCACGGCCCTGGCGCTCGGTGCGGACGCGGTGATGGTCGGCCGGCCCTACGTCTACGGCCTCGCGCTCGGCGGACAGTCCGGCGTCGAGGCGGTGCTCGAGAACCTGCGCGCCGACCTCGACCTCACGCTGGCCAACGTCGGGCGACCGAGCGTCGCCGAGGTCGACGAGTCGCTGGTCGTCCGCGCCGACCGTCTATAG
- a CDS encoding asparagine synthase-related protein produces the protein MVGVCASLGADAGFVDELAERLELFGSESTARVLDGDVGVASVTHTPATGGRPVRTAHGTVLAWGDVAGLDHPHGYVPRADCETESLSAYCAALYECYGLDFVRWLNGRFALAVVDDAADRVTFATDRFGTMPLHYARAGETVLVSTAVQSLTTHPDWTPGFDENALGTYFTYQTTPGTRTPFAGVERMAPGAVLTVDLDGLEVGQRSYWTPTYRPVDRPVSYFTRRLATVLSRAVDERTAHPGEYGLFQSGGGGSRLVLAAMERDPTTYHLDGRTNREARTAGRIARTADVPFERLAPDREYSLDLLAGPARLTNLVGTFHEGRAMGFAERLREDVDTLVSGHTFDLLFSGRHLPSRSCRLGPLGTLPLPFADVPDTVEEYVAENRRPVPPYFAGASDGTNLLRENLTPTRDGVRSYGVEYDSLDALVRFGSYYPHANARAFCQQALDQVLPHHDPFLDTRVVDLHLTVPTRVRLRRNLVGGTLERLDPRLAAVPDAERQVPLSASFPRQYLGTLAAAVLEDRNVLDPPASRTTDGPWPDHAEPVRSTDVVAEAIEEHADLVEAIPFLDESGVQHSFAGHHGRVRRTELDALLTFLAMPATRRVVEKRRQRPQA, from the coding sequence ATGGTTGGAGTCTGTGCGAGTCTCGGTGCCGACGCCGGGTTCGTCGACGAACTCGCCGAGCGCCTCGAACTGTTCGGGTCCGAGTCGACCGCCCGAGTACTGGACGGCGACGTCGGGGTCGCGAGCGTCACCCACACGCCCGCCACCGGGGGGAGACCGGTTCGGACGGCGCACGGGACCGTCCTCGCGTGGGGCGACGTCGCCGGCCTCGACCACCCCCACGGCTACGTTCCGCGCGCGGATTGCGAGACGGAGTCGCTCTCGGCGTACTGCGCGGCGCTCTACGAGTGCTACGGCCTCGACTTCGTCCGCTGGCTCAACGGCCGGTTCGCGCTCGCCGTCGTCGACGACGCGGCCGATCGTGTGACGTTCGCGACGGACCGCTTCGGGACGATGCCGCTCCACTACGCCCGGGCCGGCGAGACGGTGCTCGTCTCGACGGCGGTCCAGAGCCTCACGACCCACCCCGACTGGACCCCCGGGTTCGACGAGAACGCCCTCGGGACGTACTTCACCTATCAGACGACACCGGGGACCCGCACGCCGTTCGCCGGTGTGGAGCGGATGGCACCGGGGGCGGTGCTGACGGTCGACCTCGACGGGTTGGAGGTGGGACAGCGGTCCTACTGGACGCCGACGTACCGGCCGGTCGACCGCCCGGTGTCGTACTTCACGCGCCGCCTCGCCACGGTGCTGTCGCGGGCGGTCGACGAGCGCACGGCCCACCCCGGCGAGTACGGCCTCTTCCAGAGCGGGGGCGGCGGTTCGCGACTCGTCCTCGCCGCGATGGAGCGCGACCCGACGACGTACCACCTCGACGGCCGGACGAACCGCGAGGCACGCACCGCGGGGCGAATCGCACGGACCGCCGACGTCCCCTTCGAACGGCTCGCACCCGACCGGGAGTACTCCCTCGACCTGCTCGCGGGACCCGCTCGGCTCACGAACCTCGTCGGGACGTTCCACGAGGGACGCGCGATGGGGTTCGCCGAACGGCTCAGAGAGGACGTCGACACGCTCGTCAGCGGTCACACGTTCGACCTGCTGTTCTCCGGCCGCCACCTCCCCTCGCGCTCGTGTCGGCTCGGTCCGCTCGGGACGCTCCCGCTCCCGTTCGCGGACGTCCCCGACACCGTCGAGGAGTACGTCGCGGAGAACCGACGGCCCGTCCCGCCGTACTTCGCCGGCGCGAGCGACGGCACGAACCTCCTCCGGGAGAACCTCACCCCGACCCGCGACGGGGTTCGCTCCTACGGCGTCGAGTACGACTCCCTCGACGCGCTCGTCCGGTTCGGGTCGTACTACCCGCACGCGAACGCCCGCGCCTTCTGCCAGCAGGCGCTCGACCAGGTGCTCCCCCACCACGACCCGTTCCTGGACACGCGGGTCGTCGACCTCCACCTGACGGTGCCGACGCGGGTCCGCCTCCGACGGAACCTCGTCGGGGGGACGCTGGAGCGACTCGACCCGCGGTTGGCGGCAGTGCCGGACGCCGAACGGCAGGTCCCCCTCTCGGCGTCGTTCCCGCGCCAGTACCTCGGTACCCTGGCGGCGGCGGTGCTCGAGGACCGAAACGTACTCGACCCGCCAGCGTCCCGCACGACGGACGGACCGTGGCCGGACCACGCCGAACCCGTCCGCTCGACCGACGTCGTCGCCGAGGCCATCGAGGAGCACGCGGACCTCGTCGAGGCCATCCCGTTCCTCGACGAATCGGGCGTGCAGCACTCGTTCGCTGGGCACCATGGGAGGGTCAGGCGAACCGAACTCGACGCGCTCCTCACGTTCCTCGCGATGCCGGCCACGCGGCGCGTCGTCGAGAAGCGCCGCCAGCGCCCGCAGGCCTGA
- a CDS encoding AMP-dependent synthetase/ligase, with product MSDDRAAAEARYEDEVIGDDTIPNLFEASARRNANRPAQRYKGGVYERSLVASGVVEAAPAGDYATLTYREMRDVVRHLAAGFRDLGVETGDRVGILANTRMEWAQSDFALLAAGGVVTTVYVESTPEQVRYLLSDPGASGVVVENADLLEVEDDLDLSFVVVLDEVEGYDDREDVHTLGEVHERGREAFDEEAYRSWLDARDLDDLASLIYTSGTTGEPKGVQLTHGNFRANVNQVRRRFGPRPDRPPEVPTIDSDSTTLSFLPLAHVFERTAGHFVPFASGTCVAYAESTDTVADDIALVKPTGATSVPRIYERIFRGMREQASESDAKARIFEWAVGVARQRAQTDDPGLALRAQHALADRLVYSTVRENLGGEIELFISGGGSLSKDLARLFIGMGLTVCEGYGLTETAPVVSCNPPEDIRAGTLGPALTDIEVRIDGEAVPEEQRAQTVAGGEVGELLVRGPNVTDGYWNRPEETEAAFTEDGFFRTGDIVERTDDDYLVFLDRLKQLIVLSTGKNVAPGPIEDRFATVERVEQVMLLGDDRKFVGALVVPNVEAVRSWAEREGVDLPADREALCDDERVRAYVGEAIERVNEGLGKAERIKQFELVPEEWTPENDLLTPSLKLKRRNIRARYADRVEAVYDRPKQETAADD from the coding sequence ATGAGCGACGACCGAGCGGCGGCGGAGGCGCGCTACGAGGACGAGGTCATCGGTGACGACACCATCCCGAACCTCTTCGAGGCGAGCGCGAGGCGGAACGCGAACCGGCCGGCCCAGCGCTACAAGGGCGGCGTCTACGAGCGCTCGCTGGTCGCGAGCGGTGTCGTGGAGGCGGCTCCGGCGGGCGACTACGCGACGCTCACCTACCGGGAGATGCGCGACGTCGTCCGTCACCTCGCGGCGGGCTTTCGGGACCTCGGCGTCGAGACCGGCGACCGCGTCGGTATCCTCGCGAACACCCGCATGGAGTGGGCCCAGAGCGACTTCGCGCTGCTCGCCGCCGGGGGCGTCGTCACGACGGTGTACGTCGAGTCGACGCCCGAGCAGGTGCGCTACCTCCTCTCGGACCCGGGCGCGTCGGGCGTCGTCGTCGAGAACGCCGACCTGCTCGAGGTGGAGGACGACCTCGACCTCTCGTTCGTCGTCGTGCTGGACGAGGTCGAGGGGTACGACGACCGCGAGGACGTCCACACGCTCGGCGAGGTCCACGAGCGCGGCCGCGAGGCCTTCGACGAGGAGGCCTACCGCTCCTGGCTCGACGCGCGCGACCTCGACGACCTCGCCAGCCTCATCTACACCTCGGGGACCACGGGGGAACCGAAGGGCGTCCAGCTCACGCACGGCAACTTCCGCGCGAACGTCAACCAGGTCCGCCGGCGCTTCGGCCCGCGCCCGGACCGCCCGCCGGAGGTGCCGACCATCGACAGCGACTCGACGACGCTGTCGTTCCTCCCGCTCGCGCACGTCTTCGAGCGCACGGCGGGGCACTTCGTCCCGTTCGCCAGCGGGACGTGTGTCGCCTACGCCGAGAGCACCGACACCGTCGCCGACGACATCGCGCTCGTGAAACCGACGGGCGCGACGAGCGTCCCGCGCATCTACGAGCGCATCTTCAGGGGGATGCGCGAACAGGCGAGCGAGTCCGACGCCAAGGCCCGTATCTTCGAGTGGGCCGTCGGCGTCGCCCGGCAGCGAGCGCAGACCGACGACCCCGGCCTCGCGCTGCGCGCACAGCACGCGCTCGCCGACCGCCTCGTCTACAGCACCGTCCGCGAGAACCTCGGCGGCGAGATCGAACTGTTCATCAGCGGGGGAGGGAGCCTCTCGAAGGACCTCGCACGCCTGTTCATCGGCATGGGGCTGACCGTCTGTGAGGGGTACGGCCTCACCGAGACGGCACCCGTCGTCTCCTGCAACCCGCCGGAGGACATCCGGGCGGGGACGCTCGGCCCGGCGCTCACCGACATCGAGGTCCGCATCGACGGGGAGGCCGTCCCCGAGGAGCAGCGCGCCCAGACCGTCGCCGGCGGCGAGGTGGGCGAGTTGCTCGTCCGTGGACCGAACGTGACCGACGGCTACTGGAACCGCCCGGAGGAGACCGAGGCGGCGTTCACGGAGGACGGCTTCTTCCGGACGGGCGACATCGTCGAGCGCACCGACGACGACTACCTCGTCTTCCTCGACCGCCTGAAACAGCTCATCGTCCTCTCGACGGGCAAGAACGTCGCGCCCGGTCCCATCGAGGACCGGTTCGCCACCGTCGAGCGCGTCGAGCAGGTGATGCTCCTCGGCGACGACCGGAAGTTCGTCGGCGCGCTGGTCGTCCCGAACGTCGAGGCGGTCCGCTCGTGGGCCGAGCGCGAGGGGGTCGACCTGCCCGCCGACCGCGAGGCGCTCTGCGACGACGAGCGCGTCCGCGCCTACGTCGGCGAGGCCATCGAACGGGTCAACGAGGGGCTGGGGAAGGCGGAGCGAATCAAGCAGTTCGAACTCGTCCCCGAGGAGTGGACGCCGGAGAACGACCTGCTCACCCCGTCGCTGAAGCTCAAGCGACGCAACATCCGCGCGCGGTACGCCGACCGCGTCGAGGCCGTCTACGACCGCCCGAAGCAGGAGACGGCCGCCGACGACTAG